AGGCCGTCGCCGCGTCGTACATGCTCAACAAGGAGCCTGGCCAGAGCCTGGCCGACTTCCTCACCACGAAGGTGTTCTGCGGCATGGAGGGCGAGACCTTGGCGCCCGACCCGGCCGACGTGGCGGGCTATGATGCGTTCATCAAGGTGTTCGAGCAGGTCAACGAAGTCGAGAAGGCTGCCGAGCGGGCAGTCGCGGAAGAATAGGAGGCACTCATGCTGGAGGAACTCAAGCAGGCCGTCTACGAGGCGAACATGGACCTGCCGGCCCACGGGCTGGTCACGTTCACGTGGGGCAACGTGTCCGGCGTCGACCGCGAGCGGGGCCTCTTCGTGATCAAGCCCTCCGGCGTCGCCTACGACGAGCTGACGCCCGACATGATGGTGGTGTGCGACCTCGACGGCAACCGCGTGGAGGGGGACCTCAACCCGAGCTCGGACACGGCGACCCATGCCGTGCTCTACCAGGCGTTCGGCGACGTGGGCGGCATCGTCCACACGCACTCGCCCTGGGCCACGTCCTGGGCGCAGGCGGGGCGCGCCATCCCGTGCTACGGCACCACGCACGCCGACTACTTCTACGGTGACATCCCCTGCGCCCGCAACCTCACCAAGGCCGAGATCGACGAGGCCTACGAGAGGAACACGGGCGTGCTGATCGCCGAGCTGTTCGGCGAGGGCGGCTACGACCACGTGGCGGTGCCGGCCGTGCTCTGCAAGAACCACGGCCCCTTCGCCTGGGGCGCCGACCCCGCCGAGGCCGTCTACCACGCCGTGGTCCTCGAGCGCGTGGCCGAGATGGCCTGCAAGACCGAGACCATCAACCCCCGCGTGAAGCCGGCGCCGCAGGAGCTCCAGGACAAGCACTACCTGCGCAAGCATGGCCCTGATGCGTACTACGGCCAGAGGTAGGTGC
This genomic stretch from Atopobiaceae bacterium harbors:
- a CDS encoding L-ribulose-5-phosphate 4-epimerase; its protein translation is MLEELKQAVYEANMDLPAHGLVTFTWGNVSGVDRERGLFVIKPSGVAYDELTPDMMVVCDLDGNRVEGDLNPSSDTATHAVLYQAFGDVGGIVHTHSPWATSWAQAGRAIPCYGTTHADYFYGDIPCARNLTKAEIDEAYERNTGVLIAELFGEGGYDHVAVPAVLCKNHGPFAWGADPAEAVYHAVVLERVAEMACKTETINPRVKPAPQELQDKHYLRKHGPDAYYGQR